The Choristoneura fumiferana chromosome Z, NRCan_CFum_1, whole genome shotgun sequence DNA window atgctatTTATGAAGCCCCCCAATAAGTGATGCCCTTAGCAAtattgcttaatttgcttatgggttAGTCCGGCACTGATGGTCTGTCAAGAAGAGGGTCGTGGGACTCGTGGGCTCGAGCTCGGGCTAGCATCTCTTGAGTACTTATTCGGGGTTTACGTGGGTATTAATAGTCATGAGCTTTACAATGAAgaattgtgaggaaacctgcacacagaCCTGCTATTAAATCAGTGGTGTACTTATACGTtattcccaatctgcactgggcccgtgcgcgtgggaactacgactcAAGCCCCATTATTCGGAGAGGAAGGCAGTGCCATGCTCATTTTTCCTGGGagcgcattttttcacatagcTTTTTAAGTCCGAAATTTTTTCTaataccattttacatcatacataatgatcactcttcatatatttttttaacgatcGAAATTCATATTATCAGATTCCGAAATATATCATTAAATATACACCTCgttcatactaatatttgttttcatatatttttcttatattaacgatcgaaactcctaatcattctaattcataacgacatattcataaatttgatttaatatactaatacgagtatatatatgtTCGGAAATGTTAAAATAGTTATTAAACCACAAAACGTAGGTAGTCTGGAAACATGAAAACTGTAACTGTGAAGTTATTACTAGATACTAGGTagatataatatgtattttttccgCCCTAAGTAGAGTTATCAACAAAAAGAACGTTCATAACAATGATAACACGTACTTAGTTAgagttacctatttatttacgcaTGTACACATACATAGGTATTCACATAGGTACTGCCTGACCTACTGCAGGTATCAACCTGCCGGGTGTTATCTATTCGATTCGATATCCGTCGGATatcggtaggtacctactccatTATTATCTTGCTACAAACGAGAAACAACacgtgaaaaatatttactaagttacgttaaaagttattaaaagttatttaaatagTGTAAAACAAGTGCTCATTGCAATTTTCGATGTCTGAGAAGCACCTGTCCTTTATGAAAAGTAAGTGATGTAATTTCTGACACTGGCTAACTAttaattttctttgaaaatGTTTAGTTTATCCAGTGTCGAGTTTCTTGGGCTTGAGGCTGTTAAGCAAGTTCATTCTCTAAGTTCATAGGGATCCGCTGCCCTAATTGAAATTGTAAACCAAGTTTATGTAACTGTTGCAGCCAGTACTTACCGGGAAACGATTAACAGTTCGAACTCTGAAATGACGCGATACATTCCAGTGACACAGAATAGATTATTATCTACCCAGTGAATAAAATAGACAAGCATTAAATGAAGGCGGTTTGGATTTCTGAGAGAACTATACAATATTTACAGTGTCAATCCCCTTTTATTCCGCTTGAGGTAAATACCACAGACCAAGCACTTCTGTAGCATTTTTGAATTTCTCATatatgatgtcctccatgtcgtgtccgataAAGATGATCCTTTAGGTTTCTTTATTATGTGCCCtaatggctggcaaagccaaactttgttttaaaggtcctattacagggcgcgcaatgtaattcaccactattattatatgtataagtgaaggaaggtctcgggcgggtctTCATTATAATACGTTTGCCATCCAGGTGTtctcataaataaattataaatataacccATGTAGAAGGCGGAAGGTAAATCTTTTTCTTGATTCACTAACCTTTCATGAGTGGTTAGTGTACCTTTGTAAACCAGTGAAGCTTGAACGGCTGACCGGGTTTGAATGATACTTACGtacttgtacctacctattacggTAGGTATAAAAACAAATAGGATGTAcgcaggtacagtcaaggaaactgaatcactaccagggtggaaacttcgtcgccaatttcgctatgatttctttggcagatgtatgggatgtaaACATGAcacagtagcacaaaggtttcaccctggtacgtgaatcaggttctttgactgtacaagtTAGATACTATCTTTCTTTACATAAGTTTATTATTGACTAACGTCATATCATTTTCtactttgtaatattttttacccactTATTATACTCAATCAAACCCAATAACCTCTATTTACACGCCTaggtcgaataaataaaaaaaaacactcgaaTTTATTATGTTAtcacctcctccttttttagaAGTCGGTTACTAAATTGTCTATTGTACCTATACCCCGAATCTAACGAGAATCTGCCCTAATTTCCAGCTTTCCCCTTATGCTGACCAAAGtcttcctctcagaacgagagccTTGAGTTGTAATTGTTGCCCCCAGTCGCAGAATacataatagtactaacgttcCCGAGCGTCATCAGAGCAGATCGGAAATTTGACCTACAGTCAAACCCACCGTAGACCACCACGGTGTGTGCTAAGTACTTATGAGCTGTGATTATATTCATAGATGGTTCACCggggtttgtttttttttccagtggACTCCAGTAGCTACCAGCAGATCGCCCAAAGTTCGAATGCCGTTTCCATCGACATGGATGTGCTCCAGGTGGGCTCGGAGCCCGTGGGCATGCGCTGCCCCTACTGTCAGGAGGACGTCATGACCAGGGCTACGTACAGAAACACCAACATCACTCACATAGTTGCCGTGATATTGGGGATCTTGTTTTGGTAAATATGTTACTGAATAATTCGCCGAATTTCCGTTTAGTcacagtataaaaaaggagcagtataccGTCTCGGCAACGTCCTTGATATgattacctacgccggctcggtacacaaacgcgcgatagggctgcctactctactaactgtTACTCTTTAgttattatgtatttgatttgataacgtcacatgaaatttaaagtagggaaaggattaggGGAAATTTAAAGATAGTGTTTATATTTaaacgtattatgttttaaactgttttatttggcttcatcacaacgtatatttgttacctacaaattagctacggagaagtatttTCGCCTCTTCTGAGATGTGCGAAAAGCTGTAAtgttgaatttaagagtataaaaaatttgtattctgataaataacttcaatagatacgtttttattatattacattagatgaatttaaacatccgtacaccgaacaatactgtttgtatcgttgtgacatattaaggtaagtacctacgtaataaatgcgcgtAAGTCTGTAcgtaaccgcggagcactcgcgactgatggttgccgaggtatgctgagaattcgtggcgcgtaggtgtaactcgcgttccggccgtttgtatgaaatTGGTgtacagtagggctactacaaaactcgaaactcgaagtccgtctcgtgcggtctctctgacacttatactatttaatacgagagcgagagggacggtacgatacgaacttcgagtttcgagtttctttCTCTCTCGAGTTTTGTGACCATCATGTGAGCTTAGgctaacctaactaaagaaattGTATCCttattctttaaataaaaatatgtcaagctCAACACAAGAGCCGAAGCAACTTCGAGATCCACGTTGATCCACGTTGTCATGCTTGCCAATGTACCTGGTTTATGTAACTACCTAAATAGATACTTGGCCTACCTAGATAGCTAGGTATATACATAGTATATGCAGGTGTTAAGTGCTTTATGTGTGATGTCGCTATGCAATGGATTGTCTCGACACCGAACGCGTCACTAGCTCGGCAAGTCATTGCTAATATCATTTGGTTCTCTAGATTTTGTATCAGCTAAAGTGATTTACTAGGTCTTATAGCGCTagttattatgttttttaaatgcaaaaccGTGTCCGAATCTCCACATGCTTCTAGAAAAGTTTTCACGCCGTAAatactagtagt harbors:
- the LOC141427675 gene encoding LITAF domain-containing protein-like; this encodes MSEKHLSFMKMDSSSYQQIAQSSNAVSIDMDVLQVGSEPVGMRCPYCQEDVMTRATYRNTNITHIVAVILGILFWWLCCCIIPYVTKRWKNVDHNCPNCRKHLGVYTRTTVI